From Rutidosis leptorrhynchoides isolate AG116_Rl617_1_P2 chromosome 3, CSIRO_AGI_Rlap_v1, whole genome shotgun sequence, a single genomic window includes:
- the LOC139897400 gene encoding protein CELLULOSE SYNTHASE INTERACTIVE 1, with protein MVEEKTTVAGTTTGRSRLRQITDRISSLIFLSHSVKVFSSKWNLIRNKLNEIHSILTSLLLEFHDSGDPNSILSGIIQSFEDATNSCNSLAQKCIEDSYSGKLLMQSDLDIILVKFDTNLKSLLEFVNTSPTLSMGDYAIVVSKPGATTNRDDVKFYVKDLLCRFKVGRIDVRKQALISFNEVIQEDERCIKIGMELDGFVNVIMKFLNSKDAGIQEEGLKVMATICKYDSYKNELVGIGVVASLIRVLESGSVLSKELSVRCLIKLTMNSDNVWSILANGGVNALLKICSSRCDDVDGELVGLACGVLRNLIGVDEIKRFVVEEGVIPLLIKLVKSGNEASQISAIACIQVLASGNGFVRSLIVNEGGIRVLVRVLDPKSLYLSKARVKSMRALMILCLDSVDYMNSLKGYGFMDHILYHLLNNGEVTMQESALRAASWLSESSDEFKKAMGDAGFIPEIVKFLDAKSIEAREIAGETLLRLFEVPRNQKRFVKNDQNVNLLLQLIDSQEGYFGNRKILLSIIMSLTFCNEGRKKITSSEYLKNIEKLADEQVLDAKKIVRNLSANRLRCMIRGIWHS; from the coding sequence ATGGTAGAAGAAAAAACCACTGTTGCCGGAACAACCACCGGACGTTCAAGACTCAGGCAAATCACTGATCGAATCTCTTCATTAATATTTCTTTCACATTCAGTTAAAGTCTTTTCATCGAAATGGAATCTAATAAGAAACAAATTAAACGAAATACATTCTATCCTCACATCTCTCCTACTGGAATTTCATGATTCCGGCGATCCCAACTCAATTCTCTCCGGCATCATTCAATCATTTGAAGACGCAACTAACAGTTGTAACAGTTTAGCTCAAAAATGTATCGAAGATTCGTATAGTGGGAAGTTGTTAATGCAGAGTGATCTTGATATAATCCTTGTTAAATTCGATACAAACCTGAAGTCTTTGTTAGAATTTGTTAACACAAGTCCTACTTTATCGATGGGTGATTACGCAATTGTGGTATCAAAACCTGGGGCCACAACAAATAGAGACGACGTAAAGTTTTATGTTAAGGATTTGTTGTGTAGAtttaaagttggtagaattgatgTGAGAAAACAAGCATTGATTAGTTTCAATGAAGTGATCCAAGAAGACGAAAGATGTATTAAAATTGGGATGGAGCTTGACGGTTTTGTGAATGTTATAATGAAGTTTCTGAATTCAAAAGATGCTGGGATTCAAGAAGAGGGGTTAAAAGTGATGGCAACTATTTGTAAGTATGATTCGTATAAAAACGAATTGGTAGGAATTGGTGTTGTTGCATCTTTGATTAGGGTTTTGGAAAGTGGAAGTGTTTTAAGTAAAGAATTGTCTGTAAGATGTTTAATCAAACTTACTATGAATTCGGATAATGTTTGGTCAATTTTGGCTAACGGTGGAGTGAATGCATTGTTAAAGATTTGTTCAAGTAGATGTGATGATGTTGATGGTGAATTGGTTGGTTTGGCTTGTGGGGTGTTGCGAAATTTAATTGGTGTTGATGAAATAAAAAGATTTGTTGTTGAAGAAGGTGTGATTCCTTTGTTGATTAAACTTGTTAAGTCGGGAAATGAAGCTTCACAAATAAGTGCTATTGCTTGTATACAAGTATTAGCATCTGGGAACGGATTTGTGCGTAGTTTGATTGTTAACGAAGGTGGGATTAGAGTACTTGTTCGTGTGCttgacccaaaatcgttgtatctgTCTAAAGCTCGAGTGAAGTCAATGAGAGCGTTAATGATATTATGTTTGGATTcagttgattacatgaatagtttaAAAGGATATGGTTTTATGGATCACATACTTTATCATCTTCTTAATAATGGTGAAGTTACGATGCAAGAATCCGCTTTAAGGGCTGCATCTTGGCTTTCTGAAAGTTCGGATGAGTTTAAGAAGGCAATGGGTGATGCAGGATTCATACCAGAAATTGTTAAGTTTCTTGATGCGAAGTCAATTGAGGCACGAGAAATTGCGGGTGAGACACTTTTGAGATTGTTTGAAGTGCCAAGAAACCAAAAAAGATTTGTGAAAAATGATCAAAATGTGAACTTGCTTCTACAATTGATTGATTCACAAGAAGGTTATTTTGGTAACAGGAAGATTTTACTGTCAATAATAATGTCTTTAACCTTTTGTAATGAAGGGAGAAAGAAAATTACAAGTTCCGAGTACTTGAAAAACATCGAAAAACTTGCTGATGAACAAGTTTTAGATGCAAAAAAGATTGTTAGGAACCTATCGGCGAATCGCTTAAGATGCATGATTAGGGGAATTTGGCATTCTTGA